Proteins encoded in a region of the Dasypus novemcinctus isolate mDasNov1 chromosome 24, mDasNov1.1.hap2, whole genome shotgun sequence genome:
- the LOC101416761 gene encoding laminin subunit alpha-5-like, giving the protein MARPGARRCAGGARQTGPATLLLAGLALLGPATLLLAGLALLGAARAARETDLSLHPPFFNLAEGSRIAATATCGEEATPRGTPRATEDLYCKLVGGPEAGGDPNQTIQGQYCDICSAASSNKAHPASNAIDGTERWWQSPPLSRGPEYNEVNVTLDLGQVFHVAYVLIKFANSPRPDLWVLERSKDFGRTYQPWQYFASSKRDCLERFGLQTLQLVTRDDDVLCSTEYSRILPLENGEVVVSLVNGRPGSTNFSYSPLLRDFITATNIRLRFLRTNTLLGHLMGKALRDPTVTRRYYYSVKDISIGGRCVCHGHANVCVARDPADPHSLQCACQHNTCGGSCDRCCPGFSQQPWRPATPDSAHECQPCNCHGHAHDCYYDPEVARRNGSLNRDLEYRGGGVCIDCQHHTTGVNCERCLPGFYRAPGHALDDPHVCRRCSCESNFTDGTCEDLTGRCRCRPNFAGQRCDTCAPGFVVFPRCRSTPWSFRNDTGEPVLPAILIVGYQKPT; this is encoded by the exons ATGGCGAGGCCGGGCGCGCGGCGCTGCGCGGGGGGCGCACGGCAGACGGGACCCGCAACGCTGCTGCTGGCGGGGCTGGCGCTGCTGGGACCCGCAACGCTGCTGCTGGCGGGGCTGGCGCTGCTGGGCGCGGCGCGCGCGGCGCGGGAGACCGACTTGAGCCTGCACCCGCCCTTCTTCAACCTGGCGGAAGGGTCCCGCATCGCGGCCACCGCGACCTGCGGCGAGGAGGCCACGCCGCGCGGGACCCCTCGCGCCACCGAGGACCTCTACTGCAAGCTGGTGGGCGGCCCCGAGGCGGGCGGCGACCCCAACCAGACCATCCAg GGCCAGTACTGCGACATCTGCTCGGCCGCCAGCAGCAACAAGGCGCACCCCGCCAGCAACGCCATCGACGGCACCGAGCGCTGGTGGCAGAGCCCGCCACTCTCCCGCGGCCCGGAGTATAACGAGGTCAACGTCACCCTGGACCTGGGCCAG GTGTTCCACGTGGCCTACGTGCTCATCAAGTTCGCCAACTCTCCGCGGCCGGACCTCTGGGTGCTGGAGCGCTCCAAGGACTTCGGCCGCACCTACCAGCCCTGGCAGTACTTTGCCT cctccaAGAGGGACTGCCTGGAGCGGTTTGGGCTGCAGACGCTGCAGCTCGTCACGCGGGACGACGATGTCCTCTGCTCCACCGAGTACTCGCGCATCCTGCCCCTGGAGAACGGCGAG gTCGTGGTGTCCCTGGTGAACGGGCGCCCGGGGTCCACGAACTTCTCCTACTCGCCGCTGCTGCGCGACTTCATCACGGCCACCAACATCCGCCTGCGCTTCCTGCGCACCAACACGCTGCTCGGCCACCTCATGGGCAAGGCGCTGCGCGACCCCACCGTCACGCGCAGG TATTACTACAGCGTCAAGGACATCAGCATCGGGGGCCGCTGCGTCTGCCACGGCCACGCCAATGTCTGTGTCGCCCGAGACCCCGCCGACCCGCACAG TCTGCAGTGTGCTTGCCAGCACAACACGTGCGGGGGCTCCTGTGACCGCTGCTGCCCCGGCTTCAGCCAGCAGCCGTGGAGGCCGGCCACCCCAGACAGCGCCCACGAGTGCCAGC CCTGTAACTGCCACGGCCACGCACACGACTGCTACTACGACCCCGAGGTGGCGCGGCGCAACGGCAGCCTGAACCGCGACCTCGAGTACCGCGGCGGGGGCGTCTGCATCGACTGCCAG CACCACACCACGGGAGTCAACTGTGAGCGCTGCCTGCCCGGCTTCTACCGCGCCCCCGGCCACGCCCTCGACGACCCCCACGTCTGCCGCC GCTGCAGCTGCGAGTCCAACTTCACCGACGGGACGTGCGAGGACCTGACCGGCCGCTGCCGCTGCCGGCCCAACTTCGCGGGGCAGCGCTGCGACACCTGCGCCCCGGGCTTCGTGGTCTTCCCGCGCTGCCGCT CCACGCCTTGGTCTTTTCGCAATGACACTGGGGAGCCGGTGCTGCCGGCAATACTGATTGTCG GATACCAAAAGCCTACATGA